The Acidobacteriota bacterium DNA window TTGTGCCTCTGGTTTTAATTTTACTTTTTACGATTGCGACGTATTCGCAACAAGCGGATAAAAAAACACCGCCACCCTCGATTGTCTTTACCAACGTTTCGGTGATTGATGCGACGGGCAACCCTTTGCAAAGCGATATGGCGGTGTTGATAACCGGAGATAAAATCGTCGCCATCGGTAAATCCAACAAAGTCAAATTGCCGAAAGGCACGCAGAAAATCGAAGCCAAGGGCAAATTTCTGATTCCCGGTCTCTGGGATATGCACACCCATCTGACATTGAGTAAAGATTTTTCGCTTCCACTGTTTATCGCCAACGGTGTCACCAGCGTGCGCGATATGGGCGGCGACTGGGAGGTTTTGAAATCCTGGAAAGCAGCCAGCGCCAATGGTGAAATATTAAGCCCACAGATTAAAACCGCCGGTTCGATTATCGAAAGCGCCAATTTTTTAAATATGCTTAGACGCATCGGCGCGTTTATCAACAAACCGAATAACCCAGCCATCCTCAAAGGTCGAATGGGTGTCGCCAATCCCGAACAATCGAAACAGGCGATTCAGAAATTGGTCAAAGATGGCGTGGATTTCATCAAGTTTCGCACCAACATTTCACGCGAAGCCTACCTGGCAATGGCAACGGAAGCCAAAAGCGCGGGCTTGATGTTTGTCGGGCACGCGCCGACCGGCGTGACTTTAATCGAAGCCTCGGATGCCGGACAGAAAAGCATCGAGCACGGCATGGATGCCTTAATGAAACTCACGGACGAAGAACGTCAACAGACTTATGAGCGATTGGTGAAAAACCAAACGTGGGTGGTGCCAACCTGGATTACCATGAAAAGTGTGCGGCTCATACCCGATAAAGATGTGGTTGCGGTGATCAACGACCGTGAGAATAAAATTGATGCGCGGCGAAAATATCTGTCTGCCAGTTTGCTGGATTTATGGGATACCCAGGTCAAAATCAAAAAATTTGAATCCGCAACGGATTGGACAAAAGTGATGCAAGCTTACCAACAACATTTTCGCGAGCTGCATAAAGCCGGGGTGCGAATGATGGCGGGAACCGATACCGGTTCACCTCTGGTTTATCCCGGTTTCAGTTTGGCGGAAGAATTGGAATTGCTGGTGAGTGATATTGGACTCACACCGATGGAGGCATTGCAGAGCGCGACGCGCAACCCTGCGGAATTTTTTGGTATGGAGAAAACCCTTGGCGCCATTGAAGTCGGAAAGCTTGCCGATGTGGTTTTGCTTGAAGCCAACCCCTTGGAAAATATCGGCAATATTAAAAAGATTGCCGGGGTGATGCTTGGCGGAAAATATTTAGATAAACCGGCTTTGCAGAAAATATTGAATGACGTGGAAGTGGCAGCCAGTAAAGACCGGGAAAGCGCGATTAAAAAATAATGCAAAAGCAAATTACTCTCGGATTAGTTGCTCTCAGTTTGGTTGCAATTTCGCTCAATGTTTTCGGGCAAAAACCGCTCGGTGTGGGTAGGAAATATTCAAGCACCGAGCGCCTGAAAATCGAGCGATTGCAATCTGTCCACGCTGACCGTTTGCGTTACCGCCAAGCGCGTCATCCGGTAAAACTCAAAACCGGGCTTACGGATTATCGCGCGATTATGCACGCGCACGCCGAAGATTCATCGCACACCGGTGGCACACGTCCTGAGCTTCTGGAAGCCGCAAAACGCGCGGGTGTGAAAATCATTATGCTCACAGACCATGTTCGACCCGAACGTGATTTCATTAATGACAGTTGGCGCGGCTTGCGCGATGGCGTGTTGTTTATACCGGGAGCCGAACACGAAGGTTTTCTGGTTTATCCGCAAGCTTCGATCAAAAATCAACCCAGGAAAACCCGCGACGAATACATTCGTATGATAAAAGCACCCGGTGGCAATATTTTTTTATCGCACGTTGAAGAACGACCGGATTGGGATACCAGCCAACTCGATGGCATAGAGATTTACAATCATCACTCGGATATAAAAGATGAAAATACGTTTTACTTGTGGTTGATGGCGACGCTTACGGATGCCCAACGCTTGAATGATTTTCAAACTGCCCTCAATGAATTTCCCGAAGAAGTTTTCGGCGCGCAACAGGATTATCTCGCAGGAACGATTGCGAAATGGGATAAAGACTTGTTGCAACATCGCGTCACCGGTGTTGCAGCCAATGATTGTCATCACAATCAGATTTTTACCGTGACCTGCCTCGATGAAAACACCGTTGAAATCGGTTACATCGGTTCGCGTCGGGAAACCCGCAAAATCACCAAAGAGCAAGCGCCTGGCATCAGCGAACTCACACGCGGCAGAAAAGCCGGTGAACTGATTGCCAAACTTGACCTCGACATTTACGACCGCAGTTTGAATTATGTGAACACGCATATTCTCACCAATCGGTTGGATGAGCCGTCGGTGCGCGAAGCCCTGCAACAGGGGCACGCTTATGTTGCGCACAACTGGTTATGCGAGGCGACAGGCTTTGCGTTTATTGCCGAAGCCAGGGGTAAACGAGTCGCCGTGATGGGCGACGAAGTGAAACTGGTTGATCGGTTGAAACTCAGAGTTGAAACGCCTGTGACCTGTTCATTAAAACTGATTCGTAATGGCGAAGTGATTGAGACATTACAAAGCGATAAACTGGAATTGGCGTTAAAAGAAGCGGGCGTTTATCGCGTCGAAGCGTGGTTGACGTTTGATGGGGAAGCGCGACCGTGGATTTATAGCAACCCGATTTATGTCAGATAACCTTGGTGAACCCTTATGCGTAATTTTATTGTCGGGGTGATGGGCGCAGGCGAAGACGCCAGCAGAGAAGAGTTGCAGATGGCTTTCCGCTTGGGTGAGTTGATTGCCAGACAAGGATGGGTGTTACTCACCGGAGGTCGCAACGCCGGGGTGATGCACGCAGCCAGTCGCGGCGCAAAATCTATCGCAGGCAGTTTAACCATTGGCATTCTGCCTGACCGAAAATCTGAAATCTCGAAATATGTCGATGTCGCCATCATCACAGACATTGGGCAGGCGCGCAACAATATCAATGTGCTGTCAAGCGATGTCGTGGTGGCTTGCGGGGCGCGCGGCGCAGGAACGATTTCGGAAATCGCCCTGGCAATTAAAAATCACAAACCGGTGATTGTGATGAATGCAGATGCAGTGAGTCGAAAATTTTTCGAGCGATTAAATTACAGGGAGTTGTTTTTTGTGAGCGAAGCAGATGAGGCGCTCAAACTGATTTGTAAGAAGTTGGTAAAATCAAAACCGAGAAAGCGGATTGCGAACTGAATCAATAAATTCGCAATCCGCTTGATGCTTAATATTTAATGCGCGGCAAATTGTAAACCCCTGCGAGGGTATTTAAATCGGCGCGAACCTTAGCCCACAGTTTATGAACCTTGCTGCCAAACACCGGTTTACTACAGATTCTTCCCACTTCATCGGCTTCGCGTAAAACTTCTGCAACTTTTTGACGCGATTCAATCCAACGGTCTCGACGGTCAAAATCGTCGCGCAAATCATCAAGGGCTTTTTCCAAATCCTTGACCTGTTCATTCCAGTTATCTTCACGATTGCTGCCGTCGAGAATGCTGCGGTCAAGCGATTTATCAACCGTATCTTTCAATTTATCGCTGTTGGTTTCAACGCGCTTAATAATATTGTCAACTTGACTTTTGGTGTAATAACGACCTCGCGCGGTTCCTTGTCCGAAGGCGCTCGTCAGTAACAACGTGACGGTTGCCAGAGTGACTAAAATAGAAATGGTTTTTCCTCTCATCTTTTTCTCCTATCCTAAATTCTTATTCAAAAAATTCTCCTCATCGGAGCAAACTATCATTTAACGCTTCGCACGTTTTGCTAACGTGTCGAGGCATTCAGGCAATAAGACTGGGGATGACGGATTTTGGTCTTCTTTTATTTGAAAAATTTTTTTATCACAAGTTCCATTGCTTATCAACGAACTGTAAGCAGAGGCGTTCGAGTTTGTCGCTACCGAAAAAACGGTTGCGAATCACCGCGAGACTATTGAAGTTATGAGTCGGGCTGATGACTTTGACGACTTCGAGTTCAGGGGGGACGGCTTGTAAACAGACGCGCATGCCGCCGGCGCTGATATTTTCGGTGAGTCCTTTTTCTTCGCCGATGGTGTGCATCATTTGATTGAGGTATTCAATGGTGACGGTTTCTTTCAGAGCTTTGCGCGGTTCGCGTCGTCGATCCTGTCCTTGCCAGGATTCGGTGCGATAGACACTGGCGGGTTTTTCGTGGTAGCCGTTGGGCGGCGCTTCCTGAAGAAATTCCAATCCCATTTCTCGCGAACCGTTTTTCAATGGCTCAATGCGACGAACAATGGCGTAAATTTTATAACTCGGCTCGCCAAATCCATGATTTCGTAATTTGACCGGAAACGGCATGGTCAAATGCACCACCTGACCATGTCTTAAACGACGAGTCAATCTGAGTGACACGCCACCTTTGCTGACATCAATCGTGTGGGTCATCTCCTGCCATTTCTTGCCATCTTTTCCGTAACCCGCAACGTAGGTCGGCAGGGATAGGTTGAAGCGTTGAAACCGGCGGAGTTTTTCCAATGTGCGATCTGCCACTTTTTCACTGGTCAGTTCAACCGGTTTGGTGAACATCACCTTGTTGGCGGCGCTGCGCACAATGGCTTCGGTTGCGTGAATCACCTTGGCATTCAATTTGCCGGTTGTCCCGCGATTGACGATGACCCGTTGTTCGCGTCTGAGGTCATTGATTTTTGCGGAGGGCAGTTGAGAATTTTGAGGATTGGCTGGAGGTTTTTGCCCAAGAATTTTATCGACATTGATTGGCGCTTTGGCGTTATCGCGCAAAGCATTGTCATATTCGGTGCGTTTGCCGAAATGCATGAGCACGAAAAAAGCGGCGGAGGCTTTTTCGGTTGCGCCGCGCAATCGTTGAACCATGTCGGGCGGCATGAGGAAAGCGGTTTTGAAACGCAGCAATTTCAAAAGCTTCATCGTGTGATAATAACCGGCTTTGATTTGTTCAGGCGTGGCAGTGCGCTCGATGCCTAATACCTGATAATGCGTAGTGGCGCGTTCGATTCGTTCAATTAGCCTTTCCAGTTCCAGATAGTAAGCGCTAATTTGATTCGCCGAATAATTCATTGTCGCTGCCTCCTGAAAATTTAATTCACACATTAATCGGTTGCCGCGTATTTTTGACTGGCTGTGATACCCCAAACCCCGCAACGGGCGCACCACCACAAAAGGGTAAGGGTAAATTTATTGAGCAATTTTTATTCCGGTGTCAGGTTTGAAAAAAAATGGCGATTTCAGATGATGAGCTTCCCTGAATCGGTAAATGGTCGTTGTTAAACCTTGAGGTTCAAGGCATCGGTTAGCGCGGGCGACTTGCAAAAATTGTCACAGCGGTTAGGAAAAGTTACTGGAAAAGCAGTTTTCTTTTTTGATTCATCGGGCTTTCATCTTGTGCGAGTAAGGGCTGAGTGTATAATCAGATTCAGGACGTTAAAGGTTAAACACGATGGTTGGAAGAACCATACTGCACTACAAAATATTGAAAGAGATTGGTAAAGGTGGCATGGGGATTGTTTATAAAGCCACAGATACCAAACTGCATCGCGCGGTCGCCATCAAAGCCTTAGCCACTGAACTGGTCGGCGATGAAAAAGCCCGCACCCGTTTTTTAAGAGAAGCGCGCGCCGCTTCTTCAATCGACCATCCCAACATTTGCACGGTTTATGAAATCAACGAAGTCGATAACCTTCTCTTTTTCGTGATGCCTTATATCGAGGGGCAGAATTTGAAAAAGTATATCAACGGTCGCCCATTGCCGGTCGAACAGGCGCTCGAATTCGCTTTGCAAATCACCGACGCGCTTGCCGAAGCGCATCACAAAAATGTCCTGCACCGCGACATCAAATCCGCCAATGTGATGATTAATGAACGCGGACAGATCAAAATTCTCGATTTCGGATTGGCGAAACTGACGAAAACTTCAAGCGACGAATCGCTCATCGTCAATGAACTCACGCAACTCGGAAAACCGTTCGGCACGGCAAGTTATATGTCGCCGGAACAGGCGCGCGGGGAAGCCGCTGATGCGCGCAGCGATATTTTCAGTCTCGGTATTGTGATTTATGAAATGCTCGCCGGACGATTGCCGTTTCGCGGGAAAACTTCTGTGGATGTGATGCACGCGGTTTTGCATACCGAACCTGACGCGCTTGAAAATGTCCCTTTGCGGTTTCAGAACATCATCCTGAAAGCCCTGGCAAAAGATAAAACGGCGCGTTACCAAACGGCTGATGCCATGCTTGATGAATTGCGCGCCTTTGCCCGCAGTTTCCATTCACAACAAAGCGGCGGAGGAGCACCATTCAGTTCGGCTTATCGCGCTTCAACCCGCCCGCAAAAAGAGACGGGGCTTGCCGGTCGCCTTGCCGGTTGGATGCAAAAGGCTTTCGGCAAATCGCAACCGGCAGTCGATGATTTGCAAGATACCGGCACGCCGACGACCGATTCATCACCGTCCAAAATTGAATCCACTCCGCCATCGGATGCGACAACCACCTGGAAGTCGCGCGATAAAAAAGCTCTGGCGATTTTGCCGTTTAAAAATTTATCGGGAAATTCTGCCGATGAATTTTACAGTTTCAGCCTTGCCGATTGTGTGATAACTGAACTGGCACAACTGCGCGATTTGATTGTTCGTCCGTCATCATACATTGCGCAATTTCAAGGCAAAGAGATTGACCCGCGCGCCATTGGCAATCAACTGACGGTTGATGCGGTACTCGTCAGCGGTTATATCAAAGCGGGCGACCGTTTTCGGGTGACGCCGCAATTGATTGATGTGGCGTCGGGCGATATTTTGTGGAGCGAAAAGATTGATGTCGATGCAAAAGACATCATCACTTTGCAGGACACGATTTCACAGTTGATTGTCGAAGGCTTGCGGGTGCGCACGACCTCTAAAGAGCAAGCCAAACTCGCGAAGAAATCGCCGACCGAAAATCCGCAGGCTTATGAAAATTATTTGAAAGCCCGCACCGTGCTTTACAAATTCCTCACCCAGACCCTCAACGTGCAAGACCTCGAAGAAGCGATTGAGTTATTTGAAAGCGCCCTGGATATGGATGGCGATTTTGCGCTGGCGCATAGCGGTTTGGGGCTTTGCTATTTGAACTATGTTTTGAAAGGCATCGGCGGCGTCGAATATTACACGCGGGCGAAAGCGGCTTTTGAAGTGGCTCTGGCATTAGACCCCAATCTCATCGAATCCTGTGTGCGAATGGTTTACATCGATTTGCTTGAAGGGCGTTCGCAACAAGCCAGAGCGGAGATTCGCCGGTTGCTGAAAAAAGCGCCCAATGAACCGTCTGTGCATTCGGCGGCGGCATATGTCTATCGGTTGTCTGGGCAATATGAAAAAGCGTTGGAGCAGTGGGCAGCCTATTTGAAAATCAGCCCGACCGACATCGTTTTCGCAAGCTATAACCGTGCCCGCATCTATGTCTATCAACGCGACTGGGCAAAAGCGAAAAGCGAAATCGCTATGGGGCTAGCCATTGAACCGAACCATCCGAATTTAAAAATACAAAGCGGGGTGATCGCTTATTTTGAAGGGCAAATCGATAAAGCGACACAGATTATGGAAGCGGTATTGGCGAAAAATCCTGAACTCCATTCTCACAAATTACATCTGGCGGCAGCTTATCTTGCCAGAGGTGAACGTGACCGGGCTTTTGAATTGATTGATGAAAAGGTTGAAGCGACCGCCTACGCCGATCAGGATAATGCTTATCGGCTGGCATCCGTGTATGCGCTTGATAAGCAGGAAGACAAGGCGATTGAATGGCTATTGCGTGCCATTGAAATGGGCAATGAAAATTTCAGGTGGTTTGCGGTTGACCCGAGATGGGAGGCGTTAAGAGCCAGCCCGGGTTATCAGGAATTCTGGGAAAATCTGAAGGCTCGCCGCGAAAGCCTTCAAGAACCGGAAAAATAACCAATCGGGGTTTCATAAGGTGATTGGCGCAGTTATTGAGCCATTAAAAAAAGGCTGGATGAACGTTCATCCAGCCTTTTGGTTTTACGACTGTGTCAGTCGTGGTTGATGGTTATTTTTTAGGCGTTGATCCTACCGGCATAACCGGCATGCCACAAAGACAGGTGTTGTTGGTAATGTTGTCGTCACGAATCGTACAACGCAACGTCCCCGGCGGGCTTTGCAAACTGCCATTGCCCTTCTTGGTCGAGCCGTCAATCTGTAACAACACGCGACGATCCGGCGCGTTGTGCGTCAAGGTGTACACATTACCTTGTTTCTTCACGGTGCCGGTTCCCGTAAAGGTTGTGCCATCGCAGCAGAAGCGATAAGCGCCATTGGTCGTATTAAACAACGCCGAGGAATTGCAGGCGGCTGATTCATCCTGCAATGAAGCGTTGAATAACGCCACGGTGAATGTACAGGTCGCGGTGTTGCCTGCGGCATCGGTCGCTGTGCAAGTCACCGTCGTGACGCCAACCGCGAAGGTTGACCCGGAAGGCGGTACACAAGCGGTCGTTACCCCTGGACAATTATCCGAAGCGGTTGGCGGCGGATAATTGACCACAGCAGTTGCCGCGCCCGGCGTCGGGGTGACTGCGGTCACGTTAGCCGGACAGGTGATTGACGGCGGTTGAGTGTCATTGATGGTGACGGTGAATGAACAGGTCGCGCCGCCGCCTGTGGGCGCTGCGCCGCCGCCGGATTCAGAGCAAGTGACAGTGGTTGTGCCCACAGGGAAGAACGACCCGGATGGCGGGGTGCAGGTCACTGTACCGCAAGAGCCGGTGGTTGTCGGTGCAGGATAGTTGACCACCGCGCCACACTGATTCGTGTCATTGCTTTGGGTGACATTTGCCGGACAAGTGAGGGTACAAGCGCCACCGGTGGTACAACAGGTGAAGCCAGCCGTGAGGGTGATGGTGTCAATACGCCAGCCGACATCGGCAACGCTGGTGTCGGTTGCCCGACGGAAGCGAATGACGACCGGTTGCCCTTGAGACGAAGCGGGCAGATTGATGCCGGTAGTGACGTAACCGCTGGAGGTATTGGTGAAGGCTTGCCGACCGGCAATCGGGCTGGAGAAGTTGACACTGATGGTGCCATTGTAACCCTGAGTGCCGCCGACGAACGAACCGCCTGCCGTGATGATGTCGGTGAATGCCCCGCCGTTGATGGAGATTTCGACAACCCCGCCATCAAAGGTGTTTTCCATATCGAAATTGTTACGGAAGGTCAACACCGCAGGACCCGCCGGGAGATTGAGGGTCGGCGTATCGAGCCATTCATCCGAAATATTATTCGGATCATTGGTGAAGGCGCTGTTGGGTGCGGTATCAGCGGTAGCGGCTTGGGTAGCCCAGGGGTTGGAGTTACCGGCGACGTCTTGGTTTTCGGTAGCGACCCAGCCAGCCGGAAGGGCAGGAGCGGTGACGCCATCGAAGTTTTCAGACAAGGCAGTGTTCAAGACACCGAGCGTGAACGTATAGGTGACGGTGCCAAGGTTAGTTGCGCCATCAGACAAATCCAGAGTAGCGGTGAGGGTGCCGCCGCAAGTGCCCGATGCCGTGAAGGTGAAGTTGCGGCAGACCGCAGGACCACCGGCAACCACAACTCCGTAATTTTGCGGAGCGCCCGCGCCGGTCACGCCACCCGTGTTTTGCAGGGTGCCAACCAGATTCGTCGTATCCAATCCGCCCGTGTTCTGCACACAGAGGCTGACGGTAACGTTTTCACCTGGGTCAATGGCGCCATTTGCCGGGGTACATCCTTCGGTTACGATGGTTGCGCCAGCACTGGTGATGATAGCTGATGGTGCCAGGCAGCAATTGACGGTTGCCGTCCCGCCGGCTGTAACCGTTACCATTTGGGTGCAGGTGCTAAAGCCGCCGGGTGCCGTTACGGTGATCGTGTAGGTTCCCGGTGAAACTGTCATGGAAGCCGTCCCGCCAGCACTCGTCTGTCTGAAAAACCCATCAGCCGTGGTGGCAACCGCACCGGCAATCGGATTACCGCTAACGCAGTTGGTTACGTTGATATTAATCGTGCCACGCGGCGCAGTCACACAAGTCGGATTGACTTTGAAACTGAAGGCGCGGGTATTCCAGTCAAAAGTTGCGGTTGGGGAATCAACATATTCAAACGCTCCCCAGAAAGTGCATTCATCGGATGGGTCAACAAACAATGAACTGTAATCGCCCCAGCGATTCGAGGTTGCGGTTTGTACCCCTCTGGTGACGGCTGAAAACGCATCTATTTCACCTTGCGGCAACGTGTTTGCAGGGTCGCCAGCCAACCGTCCGGTGTAAATCGCTGTGGGATTCAGCGCCGGGCTGGTGCCGCTGGCGTTAGCTGCGAGTGCGATATTGCCTTCGCCGTCTTGAGCCACAGACGCCATCCACAAGTCGCGACCGGTGCCGCTACCTGAACCCGGCGCATAAGTCGCTTCCTGGTTGATGGTCAACGCGCCGGTTCCGGCATTGCGCCGCAATTCCATCCAGCGAATGCCTGCCTGATAAGTGGCTGAACTGGTTGGAGTGACGCCGCTGACGTTGACCGACCAGTTGAATACGTAAGATTGCACGCCGCCCGACAACACGCGGAAGTTCAAGGCGTGCATGAGGCGGTCAGCAATGGAATCCAGCCCTTCGCCGCCTGCCGGTTGAGCGATGTCGGCGCGCCCCGATGGATTACGGGCATCAAACGCCGCCACTGGAATATCCGACAGTTGAGTTAATGTCGAAGATGCCGGAGTCGTGTAATTCGGGCGAAACTCGAAGACGCGAATCAAATCGGTGGCGGCACCGAACTCGTCGGCGTCAAACTCGATGAACAGGTTTGGCGTATTGACCGGCGGTGCGGTGAAGCCCTGTAGGTTGGTCGGCAACATGCCGCCTTCGGTATTTGGCAAGTTGAAGCCGATGATCTTCGCCGTCGGGTCGCCAACCAGCATCTTGGCGCGCTCGAAGACGTAGCATCCGGCACCGAGGAAAGCCGTGCCTGAAGTGTTGAAATCGTTGCTCGCCATGTAATAGCCGTCGGGCCAGACGCCGACGTGCGGATAGTCAACGAATCTCCCGGCATTAGTTAAAAAGTCATAAGCGTACCACGCGCCGGTCGGATCACCGGTTTGGGATACGGCGACGTGCATGTGCATCTGGCTGCTTGCATTAAAACGCAGATTGAATTGACTGATGAACCAGCGGTCGGCAAGCGAGTCATAAAGCACAATCGGGTCGCCATCATCATCGGTGGCATTGGCGATGCCCACCAGTAAACTACTGATTCTCACTGGCCCAAGCAGTGAGGTTCCGGTCTTATTGAAGACCTCAATCATACTGTTGGTGGCAAAAACCACATGGTTTGGGCCCACCGCCGCATTGGTGTCGGGCGGCGCAAACCGCCCGCCAAATAGTGCGGGCAGGTCATCGGCTTCCGGGCCGTCGAAATTCTGAATCGGATTGGTGACGGCAGTGCTTTGCGGATCCTTGGCGTTGTTTATCGCCCGATCTAAAAAGTTAGTGGTCTTTTTCGGGTCCCATTCCGGGCGAATCCGCTTGACGTTGGAAGCGTTCTTCTCTTTTTTAATCTCTCTTTCGCGAGCGATTTTCGCCAGTTGTTCCGGGGTCAAAATTTCCGGCTTGATGTCCCTGAGAGCTGGCGTCACCACCATAGCTTGCGCCTGACTGAAAGAGGGAACGAGTTTACTGCCCTTTTGGGCAGACGATACTCCGGCTCTGAAAAGAGCGGGCAAGATGATGAATAAGGAACACAGGAGAACGGAGAGGGCAATAACTCTAAATCTGAA harbors:
- a CDS encoding amidohydrolase family protein, which gives rise to MKKIIVPLVLILLFTIATYSQQADKKTPPPSIVFTNVSVIDATGNPLQSDMAVLITGDKIVAIGKSNKVKLPKGTQKIEAKGKFLIPGLWDMHTHLTLSKDFSLPLFIANGVTSVRDMGGDWEVLKSWKAASANGEILSPQIKTAGSIIESANFLNMLRRIGAFINKPNNPAILKGRMGVANPEQSKQAIQKLVKDGVDFIKFRTNISREAYLAMATEAKSAGLMFVGHAPTGVTLIEASDAGQKSIEHGMDALMKLTDEERQQTYERLVKNQTWVVPTWITMKSVRLIPDKDVVAVINDRENKIDARRKYLSASLLDLWDTQVKIKKFESATDWTKVMQAYQQHFRELHKAGVRMMAGTDTGSPLVYPGFSLAEELELLVSDIGLTPMEALQSATRNPAEFFGMEKTLGAIEVGKLADVVLLEANPLENIGNIKKIAGVMLGGKYLDKPALQKILNDVEVAASKDRESAIKK
- a CDS encoding histidinol phosphatase, giving the protein MQKQITLGLVALSLVAISLNVFGQKPLGVGRKYSSTERLKIERLQSVHADRLRYRQARHPVKLKTGLTDYRAIMHAHAEDSSHTGGTRPELLEAAKRAGVKIIMLTDHVRPERDFINDSWRGLRDGVLFIPGAEHEGFLVYPQASIKNQPRKTRDEYIRMIKAPGGNIFLSHVEERPDWDTSQLDGIEIYNHHSDIKDENTFYLWLMATLTDAQRLNDFQTALNEFPEEVFGAQQDYLAGTIAKWDKDLLQHRVTGVAANDCHHNQIFTVTCLDENTVEIGYIGSRRETRKITKEQAPGISELTRGRKAGELIAKLDLDIYDRSLNYVNTHILTNRLDEPSVREALQQGHAYVAHNWLCEATGFAFIAEARGKRVAVMGDEVKLVDRLKLRVETPVTCSLKLIRNGEVIETLQSDKLELALKEAGVYRVEAWLTFDGEARPWIYSNPIYVR
- a CDS encoding TIGR00725 family protein, whose product is MRNFIVGVMGAGEDASREELQMAFRLGELIARQGWVLLTGGRNAGVMHAASRGAKSIAGSLTIGILPDRKSEISKYVDVAIITDIGQARNNINVLSSDVVVACGARGAGTISEIALAIKNHKPVIVMNADAVSRKFFERLNYRELFFVSEADEALKLICKKLVKSKPRKRIAN
- a CDS encoding PilZ domain-containing protein; the protein is MNYSANQISAYYLELERLIERIERATTHYQVLGIERTATPEQIKAGYYHTMKLLKLLRFKTAFLMPPDMVQRLRGATEKASAAFFVLMHFGKRTEYDNALRDNAKAPINVDKILGQKPPANPQNSQLPSAKINDLRREQRVIVNRGTTGKLNAKVIHATEAIVRSAANKVMFTKPVELTSEKVADRTLEKLRRFQRFNLSLPTYVAGYGKDGKKWQEMTHTIDVSKGGVSLRLTRRLRHGQVVHLTMPFPVKLRNHGFGEPSYKIYAIVRRIEPLKNGSREMGLEFLQEAPPNGYHEKPASVYRTESWQGQDRRREPRKALKETVTIEYLNQMMHTIGEEKGLTENISAGGMRVCLQAVPPELEVVKVISPTHNFNSLAVIRNRFFGSDKLERLCLQFVDKQWNL
- a CDS encoding protein kinase, whose product is MVGRTILHYKILKEIGKGGMGIVYKATDTKLHRAVAIKALATELVGDEKARTRFLREARAASSIDHPNICTVYEINEVDNLLFFVMPYIEGQNLKKYINGRPLPVEQALEFALQITDALAEAHHKNVLHRDIKSANVMINERGQIKILDFGLAKLTKTSSDESLIVNELTQLGKPFGTASYMSPEQARGEAADARSDIFSLGIVIYEMLAGRLPFRGKTSVDVMHAVLHTEPDALENVPLRFQNIILKALAKDKTARYQTADAMLDELRAFARSFHSQQSGGGAPFSSAYRASTRPQKETGLAGRLAGWMQKAFGKSQPAVDDLQDTGTPTTDSSPSKIESTPPSDATTTWKSRDKKALAILPFKNLSGNSADEFYSFSLADCVITELAQLRDLIVRPSSYIAQFQGKEIDPRAIGNQLTVDAVLVSGYIKAGDRFRVTPQLIDVASGDILWSEKIDVDAKDIITLQDTISQLIVEGLRVRTTSKEQAKLAKKSPTENPQAYENYLKARTVLYKFLTQTLNVQDLEEAIELFESALDMDGDFALAHSGLGLCYLNYVLKGIGGVEYYTRAKAAFEVALALDPNLIESCVRMVYIDLLEGRSQQARAEIRRLLKKAPNEPSVHSAAAYVYRLSGQYEKALEQWAAYLKISPTDIVFASYNRARIYVYQRDWAKAKSEIAMGLAIEPNHPNLKIQSGVIAYFEGQIDKATQIMEAVLAKNPELHSHKLHLAAAYLARGERDRAFELIDEKVEATAYADQDNAYRLASVYALDKQEDKAIEWLLRAIEMGNENFRWFAVDPRWEALRASPGYQEFWENLKARRESLQEPEK
- a CDS encoding HYR domain-containing protein — translated: MVVTPALRDIKPEILTPEQLAKIAREREIKKEKNASNVKRIRPEWDPKKTTNFLDRAINNAKDPQSTAVTNPIQNFDGPEADDLPALFGGRFAPPDTNAAVGPNHVVFATNSMIEVFNKTGTSLLGPVRISSLLVGIANATDDDGDPIVLYDSLADRWFISQFNLRFNASSQMHMHVAVSQTGDPTGAWYAYDFLTNAGRFVDYPHVGVWPDGYYMASNDFNTSGTAFLGAGCYVFERAKMLVGDPTAKIIGFNLPNTEGGMLPTNLQGFTAPPVNTPNLFIEFDADEFGAATDLIRVFEFRPNYTTPASSTLTQLSDIPVAAFDARNPSGRADIAQPAGGEGLDSIADRLMHALNFRVLSGGVQSYVFNWSVNVSGVTPTSSATYQAGIRWMELRRNAGTGALTINQEATYAPGSGSGTGRDLWMASVAQDGEGNIALAANASGTSPALNPTAIYTGRLAGDPANTLPQGEIDAFSAVTRGVQTATSNRWGDYSSLFVDPSDECTFWGAFEYVDSPTATFDWNTRAFSFKVNPTCVTAPRGTININVTNCVSGNPIAGAVATTADGFFRQTSAGGTASMTVSPGTYTITVTAPGGFSTCTQMVTVTAGGTATVNCCLAPSAIITSAGATIVTEGCTPANGAIDPGENVTVSLCVQNTGGLDTTNLVGTLQNTGGVTGAGAPQNYGVVVAGGPAVCRNFTFTASGTCGGTLTATLDLSDGATNLGTVTYTFTLGVLNTALSENFDGVTAPALPAGWVATENQDVAGNSNPWATQAATADTAPNSAFTNDPNNISDEWLDTPTLNLPAGPAVLTFRNNFDMENTFDGGVVEISINGGAFTDIITAGGSFVGGTQGYNGTISVNFSSPIAGRQAFTNTSSGYVTTGINLPASSQGQPVVIRFRRATDTSVADVGWRIDTITLTAGFTCCTTGGACTLTCPANVTQSNDTNQCGAVVNYPAPTTTGSCGTVTCTPPSGSFFPVGTTTVTCSESGGGAAPTGGGATCSFTVTINDTQPPSITCPANVTAVTPTPGAATAVVNYPPPTASDNCPGVTTACVPPSGSTFAVGVTTVTCTATDAAGNTATCTFTVALFNASLQDESAACNSSALFNTTNGAYRFCCDGTTFTGTGTVKKQGNVYTLTHNAPDRRVLLQIDGSTKKGNGSLQSPPGTLRCTIRDDNITNNTCLCGMPVMPVGSTPKK